TGAAAGACACTATGTGTCGGACTCTGTTCACTGACAAAACGGTGCGGCTTTCGCGCACTTGCCTTGAACAGAACGGGTTACATTTCAGTCAGACATATCTTCCATTCTGAATGACGATTGTCAGTGAAGTCATACATCGGTTGTACAAACCATAATGGTCGTTCTCACAACCATCTAAAAGTAGCTATTATAATCCTGTTTTCAAAGAAAACGTTAGATCGTGTTTGCAAGTGAAATACAGTTTTACATAACTTTCACATTGACAATTTAACCATTCATGTTATCATAACATGAAGTCGTGGGAAACTTAGCAATAGACTCGGCTGTATGTAGGCCTAACCAAGTAACCGTTCCGTCAGTGCAAAACATTGCGGGAGCGAATGAATAATGATTTACGTCAATCGGCCTGCAAATAATCTCTCGTCGGCTGTTTAAACCAATGGTTGACAGAATGAGCAAGTATCATACGTCGTAAATATCCAAAGTCAACGAAATGGAATATTAGTCGATGTCTACCCGAAGAAACACAACCGTATTTCCACATGAGCATGAAGCAACTACAGAGATCGAGTGGTCAcgttcgctgacttgattaaCACCTATCGTCGTACCCCTTTtacgtacatcgatgctcataccgttgatcactcgattatcTGTTACAGATTTGACTCTTtaccacatagctgaaatattactgaatgcggcatgaaactaaatttACTCATTCACCCGCCACATTTCCGGAAACGCCACATTGACGTTGTAAAGAAAAGAACCAAGCACATTCTTTCATACTTTCATAAAAAAATCGTTGCTGCTCAagagttttgtttttcttctatcattttacaatattcaagctatatgactaCGATCTGCATGTAATCGAGTcggggccagacaatccagtgatcaacatcatgagcttcgGTATAGGCAGCTGGGTAGaaagacgtgtcaaccaagtcagcgagcacgACAACCCTATCCAGATAGCCACCtcccacgacaagcatgggttggtgaagaacAGTAATTATTCTAATCCACGTCTTCACCATTCCTGTTCTGTCGGATGTATAGGTGAAAATATGATCTCCGAACAGTGGCTGTGAAATTTTTCATGACAGTTTATTTCCACCTGAAAATACAGTCTGGGTCCATACAAgtgacaatacagtgatcagccGCACTGGACATATTGTACAGCTTGCCGCGTCAAAATCAATCAAATCACTAAACTACAGCGCTTCACACAGAGAAGGTGTCAGTGTCGCAAGGCTAACAGAAGAAATTCATGGAAACATAAAGGAAATACGTATACACGCAACACCTGACACATAGTCTATTTGGTTACACAGTTCTACGTGTCTAAATAGCAATGTAAAcaacacaaataaatatattattacAAATATCTTAGTTATATGTAATATAAATATAGCTATAATACACACTGATGATTGCGACGATGTAATACTAGGATGCTGTGCTGAAATGTTTGTAAGCAGCTAGGTCATCTAAACACCCTAATTGTCAAGTATACGTATCtacaaaaacaatacaagtgTTAAATATAATCTCGTCTAGTTTTGAAACTCTATATCCTGCAATGGCATCACAGCGTCGGAGGACAAGACGACTTCTAGTGGTATCACAGTAATCGTTATCCATGACAGAACAAGTGAAGAAATTCCGACATATGTAGAAGAAATGAAAGGCTTTGCCCATGGTATTACAACAACCGTGGACATATACAAAAATTCTCGAACAAATTAAACATGGTCAAAGAATAATGGACTACAATAAATATGTTCTCATTTCCAAGGAATTTGGGCAGTGGCTGGCTCCGTTTTAGCCTCAGCTGCGATGGATGGTGAAGCGTCAGCTTGTCGCTTTTGTACCGCTTGTTTCTTCAGAGTCGCCTGCACATCGGCGATTCTGGTCAATGCGTTCTCAACGCTCTCAGCAAGCTGTGAAAACCTTTGATTCAGTTTTTGTACATCATCCACAACCATTTTCCTAGTTTTTTGTACAGATTTCTTAGCTGAAGATATTCTGCTATTCATTGTATTCTCCAGATCCGATGTGCTTGTGTTCATGATGTGCGCGAGTGCTTCAATGTTGTCTCTGAGTCTGTCGTAGTTCTCCGATGACCCCCCTGTGTCATGAGTGACGACATATCTTTCAGGACGCTTCCCAGTTGTACTGCTGTCGTTCTTGTCATGTCCTACTTGGACGTACCACACCTGCAAGTCAGGATCCGTGTCATCTTCAAAGACTGCTCCACAACGAATGTTCCCGGTACCAAGAAGTCTCGACAGCCAAGGGAAAGCCTTCTCAATCATCAATCCAAGATTTATGGTGTCCACTTTCCATGAAACTGGATGCTCGTAGTTCGCACTGGAGTAGGACTTGGTCATCATAGCTATCAGTAGGTTAAGTAGCAAAATTGTTACAAGGATAATATAGGCACTATAAAGGAGCTGACTGAATATTGGTGTCGCCCCACCAGCTTCAAGATGTTCTTCTATATTTCCATCCCACATTTGAGTGATCCCAAGCATGACGTTGAAGAGGAGGAACATTGTTTGGAGAGGTGTTCTGTATTTCGCTGTTGTGTTTGGGGCATCCAGGAACTGGGAGTGCAGCGCCAGGGCAAAGCCCAGGAGAAAGACCACATAAACCAGAATGACTTTCAACACGTCCAAAAGGATTTCTTTGAACATGACGTTAAGAAAGAAGCGGACGCCTCGTATTCCCTTAGCAAACGCAAACGTTAGCAGCCAACCATACAGTAAGGTGACAGACATCAGGTAATGTATTCCTCCAGAACCAGTGACCAAAAACGTAATCATAAAAGCCAGTACCAAGCCTACAAATGTCATGTAGCAGATTGGCCACGCAAAAGCCTTGAGGACGTAGACAAAAGTCACCTCTGTATGTGGCTTGGAGAAGTAGAAACACGTCATGCAGCAGCATCGTGGTCGGCAGACGACGTTCTTGTACATCCGATAGAGCCAGTATGTGGTGATTAATAACGGTTCAACCAAACCTACTGAATAAAAGGCTAACACTGTTCGTAATGGCTGCTCATCAACCTTTTGTCGTCTTTCCATCAATATACAACAGATGGCACTAAACACTGACATATAGAACACATGCAGCAAGGTGATGACTGCGTATATCTTAGCTGCGACTGAACAGTACATCTGTTCGACCTTCTTAACAGGTGGCAGGTTCAGTATGTCATTTGTGGTGTCCGGTGTGTGGGTCAGTAATCTTTCCAGACAACAATCTTGAGATTCCTTGCTCATCTGGATGCTCGTCTGAGGCAAGATATGAGTGATGTCATACCATCTGTAAGAGGAGTCATTGACGTATATCTTGCGTGAACACGTCACCTGATCCATACTCATCAGTTTCTCTATTATTGATGTAGCTCCCACTTGGAACGCTAGCTCAAGAACGGTAAGCTGGTCATCATTCTTTAAAGACGTTGTTAAGTAACGAACAGCCTCCCGTTTGTATCGCTGGAGCGTTTTCTCATCCTCTGGGGCCTGGAGCTGCTTCTCCTGACACCACCAGTAGGGGGACAATTGGACAACGACGTCAAACAGCTCCAGTAACTTAACCGATTGGGTTTGCTTCTTCGTGTACATTGTTATACAGTGGAGCACCGTGTTGCCCTTATTGTTCTTGGAGTTGAACATCGTCATGTTCTCTTGTGTTAGGCCAGCAGCTATCTCCCTGACAACGGCCTCTTTGTTTCGAGGGGTGTCTGCACTTGTAGCGAATTTCGCCTTGTACTGTTTGTGTAGATTAAACACGTATTTCATGGTGTCTGTAAAGCCCGTTTGCCCAGCCACTGTGTCCATTTCGACTGCTGCCATGGTaacgttttttttctgtaataAAACCATAATTAGATATACCACACAGCAAATGAAGCGCAAAGCGCAAGTTACGAAAAAACTGAAATGTCATAAAAGTACGCATtagtgtttatgtcttctatttaaaatcTTTACCAAAAACGAAAAATAGAAAAATCTGTtattactgttcagtatatttatcgATAGAGTTGCGTTTCATCTTACTGCGAGATTGCCTGGATATGTGGGAAACCTGTCAATGGTGCACACGAACCAAGTTATATCATTGGCGTCACCTTGGATTTGATTATAGCAAATTGACATGGTGGCAGCACTGACCAGTTGGCCAATGTCCCTTATGACATATACTAGTATGTGCAGTTAAGACGGAAACATATCGTATATGTAACAGTATCTCAGGGTTCATATCATCGATAATTACCGTGCGAAATGTGTAAAATGTCAACACTGTACCTGAATAAGGTCAGGCTGGCGAAAGTGAAAAGCTCAAACTTTATCGTAGGCGGCCCAGAAGCCCCATCTTGTAATCGCGAACAGAGACTAATCTCCGTTcatctttcttttttctttcgaaaaacctcagcaatattccagttatatggcggacCTAATCCGTAGTAtttaattttctgaaaaaatacGATGCTAGGACACAGAGCAATCAACGAACCTACCTTTTGCTGTCAGTAACGAGGTCCACACTTGTTTATGCCTGTCTGATGCCGGTGTAATGGCTGTCACAATCACAGCTGAAACTCCTAATGTTTGCTGTAAGTTTCTTCGTAGCTTGACAGCGACACCATACAATGCTATATATTGTTATACATTGCTATACAGAACTGACAGCTAATATGTAAATAATGCGTTCACTTATTATGCAAAAGCTGAGGCAAGACCTTACAGCGAATACATCGAGATCAGTATGCCCGTAAATCATATCCcaaaatgtatctgtgtatttAAAGATTAAAGTACTTGACATTGGTTCAATGGTATCATAAGAGCACCGTGAATGTTAACAAGTTGGATTGAAGTGACTCTACTGTCCGAGAAAACATCCATAAACATGTAGCAGACACCAGATATAGTTTGTCATCTAATGTGTTCTTATTGACGGCGAGGTCAAGAGGCTTTCAGATTTAACAACTTTCTATCTATGTGTTACTCAGCATTGAGGCGCAGCGTTGATGTGAGATTTTTGAGTAGTTCAAACATAGAAGCATTTCCTTGCAGAACCATGAATAAACAAGACTATCTGACTTTAGCattcggcagtatttcagcaacaaccCGGCTGTCAGTAAATGCATTGATCAACAGTAGAAGCATcggtctgcacaattgggatacaatgacaattgtcaaccaagacagcgagcctgagtattcgagtgagtgagtgagtgagtgagtgagtgagtgagtgatgtctTCACAAACTAAGATTCTTAATCTGACCGCACCAAGATCTCGTGCATCTGGGCTAGGTTCCATTTGTCGCACGCCCACGTACACATCTATGTGCGTTTTGTTATTTACCTTCACTGAAACATGCGTGTTAGATTATACCATGAACTGTGAATTTCGTGCAACAATAATGACGATTGACTGAATTATCTTGCAAATGACGTTGTGGCTCCTTGAAATAAGTTGTTTACGTCTTAAAGAGAAAATATCAGCATGCAGTGAATAATTTACCTGAACAAGTTTACTCCCAGTGCATGTCATGGTAGCATAGTCACAGAGGCCACGGTCGGGGTCGGAAGGTAACTGTCATGAAGATTGGTGGTCACGTGACCCGACGGACTGTTTCGTTGATCATGCTATCTATCACCGGTTTGCTTGCTCGTTCACAGACGATTAAATGCTATCTTGTGTGTGGCTGGTTGCGGAGTAAAACAACATTTAGGCAACGTTGTAGCCTTGGGTTACATTATTGTATCGGTACAACGTTGATTGATTTGACATGACTATTTTGTAAATGGCTTCCGTTGTCATGACAAATCTTTGTACTTATACGCACTGTAATGGTAACGTTGAAGGGTCAGGGCCTAACCGATATGTCCATTAACACATTCCGGCAACACACTGGACGAGCATAAATTAATCCAGAGTCAGTGAGGAGTCCATACATACAGGCTATGAAGTGCCTATGAGGTGCCGTGCGTTACTCAGGTCCTGGAACGTCACGGTAGGCTGTTTGTAAAGTCAGTGAGCCCAGTATGTAAATGATACATAATCATCCTTAGGCATACTGTATCTGTTGTGCTTTTCACTCATTTCTGTTTATTAGTGTATATAAATTCACACTCATTATGTTAAATTCCAGTTTCACAGATGAAGGCAGAGACATGTCATTGGACAGTGTCTTATCGTAAGATCGTAAGAatcaaaattttaaatatatcaTTGTTACCAGTAAGTGAAGCATGTGAAGTTTAACCAACCATTCATGCTTTTGTTGGTCAATTCGGGCCACCAGTCATTCACAACGCATGGCAACCCGATCACCTGTTTGTCGACACTTTACACACGTGGGATGCGTTTAAAATACCTTTGAAGATCCGGACTAGGcttgatcttcagcagctcACACTAACAGGCCGCAAACGGGATTTAGTGGCCAGGCCtgctgacttgattggcacatgtcatcgtatcccgattgcgcagatcaaagctcatgctgttgaattTCTGCTtcatatttgattatttacacaccaccatcatataaatggaatattgctgtgtgtggtgttagacaacaaacaaacaaacccaaacaaagaACACGAACACATTTTAAGGAATGATGTATTCCAATGCAACAATCAAGTCTTCATCAGCTGGACATCGTGGTTCAGCCCTatctcaaggtcaaggtcagtgatCTCTGAAGTACCGTACCATGCCCCTCAGCATTATAACAAGAAAGGAGCCAAAATTTGGTCAAGACAAAACATCGAAGCATATACAATCCTACGCGTAGTGCAAAGGACACCTTGAATTTTATTTGTCCCACGATCCACTGATAAATCACACTAAGATGGTAATATCCGAAAATCCTGTACGAATGCGTGATACCTTTTTGATTTGCTTGCATATACAAAGAAGAAA
This portion of the Haliotis asinina isolate JCU_RB_2024 chromosome 10, JCU_Hal_asi_v2, whole genome shotgun sequence genome encodes:
- the LOC137298709 gene encoding transient receptor potential cation channel subfamily V member 3-like; the encoded protein is MAAVEMDTVAGQTGFTDTMKYVFNLHKQYKAKFATSADTPRNKEAVVREIAAGLTQENMTMFNSKNNKGNTVLHCITMYTKKQTQSVKLLELFDVVVQLSPYWWCQEKQLQAPEDEKTLQRYKREAVRYLTTSLKNDDQLTVLELAFQVGATSIIEKLMSMDQVTCSRKIYVNDSSYRWYDITHILPQTSIQMSKESQDCCLERLLTHTPDTTNDILNLPPVKKVEQMYCSVAAKIYAVITLLHVFYMSVFSAICCILMERRQKVDEQPLRTVLAFYSVGLVEPLLITTYWLYRMYKNVVCRPRCCCMTCFYFSKPHTEVTFVYVLKAFAWPICYMTFVGLVLAFMITFLVTGSGGIHYLMSVTLLYGWLLTFAFAKGIRGVRFFLNVMFKEILLDVLKVILVYVVFLLGFALALHSQFLDAPNTTAKYRTPLQTMFLLFNVMLGITQMWDGNIEEHLEAGGATPIFSQLLYSAYIILVTILLLNLLIAMMTKSYSSANYEHPVSWKVDTINLGLMIEKAFPWLSRLLGTGNIRCGAVFEDDTDPDLQVWYVQVGHDKNDSSTTGKRPERYVVTHDTGGSSENYDRLRDNIEALAHIMNTSTSDLENTMNSRISSAKKSVQKTRKMVVDDVQKLNQRFSQLAESVENALTRIADVQATLKKQAVQKRQADASPSIAAEAKTEPATAQIPWK